A genome region from Ruegeria sp. YS9 includes the following:
- a CDS encoding SCO family protein — protein MQRRRVLTFGAAGIGAIGLTLFVGWWQVDGPGAAQSVRLRPLALSGMNFRMVDHEGTPVTPQSLVGRATMVFFGFTYCPDVCPTTLSDISLWLDDLGNDADELNVVFITVDPERDTVDAMTDYVSYFHPAIRGWVGVSDQIAQAADDFRATYEKVPMEDGDYTMNHTASVFLFNPTGEFVSTIDYHEQREFAVPKIRRALKSGADTTS, from the coding sequence ATGCAGCGGCGACGTGTTCTCACATTTGGGGCTGCTGGAATTGGCGCAATCGGCCTGACACTCTTTGTCGGATGGTGGCAAGTGGATGGGCCGGGAGCGGCTCAATCAGTTCGCCTTCGTCCCCTTGCGTTGTCGGGCATGAACTTTCGCATGGTTGATCACGAAGGGACCCCCGTCACCCCGCAATCGCTGGTCGGACGTGCAACAATGGTGTTCTTCGGCTTTACCTACTGCCCGGATGTTTGCCCGACGACTCTTTCGGATATTTCCCTCTGGCTGGATGATCTGGGCAATGACGCGGACGAATTGAACGTCGTGTTCATAACCGTAGACCCTGAAAGGGACACGGTCGATGCCATGACCGATTATGTCAGCTACTTTCATCCAGCTATTCGCGGTTGGGTCGGCGTTTCGGACCAAATCGCGCAAGCCGCAGACGACTTTCGCGCCACTTATGAAAAAGTTCCTATGGAAGATGGCGACTACACAATGAACCACACCGCAAGTGTTTTTCTGTTTAACCCCACAGGCGAATTTGTCAGCACCATCGACTATCATGAGCAGAGAGAGTTTGCTGTACCCAAGATCCGCCGCGCTTTGAAAAGTGGAGCGGATACAACATCATGA
- a CDS encoding M23 family metallopeptidase gives MSARFLATSAIAISSVSIAAIMFIASNRSEMTVPAPTVFQVPKLPAEPQTTSALLLNVPSAELAPSPVSFRPVQPEPIQAEEPLPPVEPPSRTWTRELAVGDTLDSMLSDAGIDATDRAEIALALGAEYDLRRLRPGHSITVVATAADQLRSVELAVEDGVRIEVTLSETLSTRVVSPEPDTVILARKTEIETSISNALSTAKIPVRFAVDLAQMLSGTVDFRRDLTGGEKLRLLWREESIDGEKVGQPQLIFAALEVDDQLYEIAWPDAEIGRAAIYVDGELLRVFSQPVEGARLSSVFGRRKHPVYGNVRMHTGVDFAAARGTPVHATAPGRVSYVGWRGGYGRVVEIAHGSDTVTRYTHLSATADGLAKGQRVEAGEVVGRVGSSGTATGPNLHYEVLVDGRPTDPLSDDRLAAAANNEVENEAARKRLRNARAQLEKQLGNPVAKKRESSS, from the coding sequence ATGAGCGCACGGTTTCTAGCAACCTCGGCGATCGCGATCAGCAGCGTCTCGATTGCTGCGATCATGTTCATTGCCTCGAACAGGTCTGAAATGACGGTGCCTGCGCCCACGGTCTTTCAGGTGCCCAAACTTCCTGCGGAACCGCAGACCACATCGGCTCTGTTGCTGAACGTACCATCGGCAGAACTCGCTCCAAGCCCCGTTTCGTTTCGACCTGTTCAGCCGGAACCCATTCAGGCAGAGGAACCTTTGCCTCCTGTTGAACCACCTTCACGAACATGGACGCGCGAGCTTGCGGTGGGTGACACACTCGACAGTATGCTGTCTGACGCGGGGATTGACGCAACCGATCGCGCTGAAATCGCACTTGCACTTGGCGCTGAATACGACTTGCGGCGCTTGCGGCCGGGTCACTCGATAACAGTCGTTGCAACGGCAGCGGATCAACTGCGGAGTGTGGAGCTCGCCGTGGAAGATGGCGTGAGAATTGAAGTGACACTTAGCGAGACATTGTCCACGCGCGTGGTCTCACCGGAACCCGACACTGTCATTCTGGCCCGCAAAACAGAGATCGAAACTTCGATCTCAAATGCTCTGAGCACCGCAAAGATCCCGGTTCGTTTTGCGGTGGATCTCGCTCAGATGCTGAGCGGCACAGTGGATTTTCGACGCGATCTGACCGGTGGCGAAAAACTCCGTCTTCTCTGGCGCGAAGAAAGTATCGACGGCGAGAAGGTAGGCCAGCCGCAACTCATTTTTGCAGCACTGGAAGTGGATGACCAACTTTACGAAATAGCATGGCCAGACGCCGAAATTGGCCGCGCCGCAATCTATGTCGATGGTGAGCTTCTTCGCGTCTTCTCGCAACCAGTTGAGGGCGCGCGCCTGAGTTCTGTCTTTGGTCGGCGGAAACATCCGGTCTACGGCAATGTGCGGATGCACACCGGTGTCGATTTCGCTGCCGCACGTGGTACTCCGGTACATGCGACGGCTCCGGGGCGCGTGTCTTATGTAGGTTGGCGCGGGGGGTATGGGCGTGTGGTGGAAATCGCTCATGGATCGGACACGGTCACGCGATATACGCATCTTAGCGCAACCGCCGATGGTCTGGCCAAAGGTCAGCGCGTGGAGGCTGGCGAGGTGGTTGGTCGTGTCGGGTCGAGCGGCACCGCGACCGGCCCCAATCTTCATTATGAAGTATTGGTCGACGGGCGACCAACGGACCCGCTTTCTGACGACCGACTTGCTGCCGCTGCGAACAACGAGGTTGAAAACGAAGCAGCGCGAAAACGCTTAAGAAATGCTCGAGCACAGCTTGAGAAACAGCTGGGCAATCCCGTCGCCAAAAAACGCGAATCTAGTTCGTGA